The Neochlamydia sp. S13 genome has a segment encoding these proteins:
- a CDS encoding DUF4277 domain-containing protein, translated as MQIDTQNVDHLGLVAGMCEEIGLVDLIY; from the coding sequence ATGCAAATAGATACGCAAAACGTTGATCATTTAGGATTGGTAGCTGGAATGTGTGAGGAGATAGGGTTAGTTGACCTTATTTATTAA
- a CDS encoding type II toxin-antitoxin system YafQ family toxin gives MLEIEFTKAIKKDLKKYQYQKDILLALHEVIGILENQHPLPSKNRNYHLTGNGVNHREYHVKNDVLLIYQIDGNILFLTRFGSHSELF, from the coding sequence ATGCTTGAGATTGAATTCACCAAAGCAATAAAGAAGGATTTAAAAAAGTATCAATATCAAAAAGATATACTTCTCGCCCTTCATGAAGTTATTGGCATATTAGAGAACCAGCATCCTCTGCCTTCTAAAAATCGGAATTATCATTTAACTGGCAATGGGGTAAATCATAGGGAATATCATGTTAAAAATGATGTCTTACTCATCTATCAAATCGATGGTAATATTTTATTTTTAACTCGATTTGGGTCTCATTCCGAGCTTTTCTAA
- a CDS encoding pentapeptide repeat-containing protein has protein sequence MCISSNKAHNIYPALNSEAQGSYHFIFPEFKAIEERKSPDMKLRTYTEISSKIFAKLGAKDQSQAKLVCKEWKQLIQEKEDEFIQAISNNGQLMNSHIVHYFAADYLQQASGLLEIQHMLLKIVKSSKDCSKLSVAAANAMMILKKTGFSFVDQKLERIQIPHIRLSHAIFDGADLSKANLSYAKLRDCSLAKANLSESNLSHAELKDCSLRNAILDGANLENIEFGHRPYLQHPHPVLAAALSPDGRYLVSNDAENLYVWDLITFRKMSSPLPEWEVNKPKPRTSLGSSTSPSISRIFLLFSQDGKFLFRAYGQGKIEIWETQSIERGETEPLKIVKRGQLKLENMDSFSLFTLTNDGLILSGTRLKSRCTNIEADQKAICRWRIDLNKEDFPQFKRVKDILIKDNKMGREGLVEERGNDIIFSQEKSVLAVKIYQSKCIKFYSFPTLELLNDKTIYLEGKIDNISNIQFTPKGDLLLNVKGEKGEEVCAWDSKNKEIVPLFSEKSGISNLQFLPNSSLIAYFLGTDMLCMRDSAKNYQLMVREQFSTQRSGMANITFLLANKRLLRISNEKIFIRTLESFYSKKETPLNARLRALRFSSNDEAIYLLNSNGRLYEYESSSGMRLFYRAISNTEHALPISKQDPDVCALSAHAHYILGIQRQQEMACITLSQAKNEKERDTFRVNDLLGCALSEDNCHLVNAHQNQFEIWDIASKVRKATVSISSLSGKKIGLVLSPSVFPIATLITIEHELRSEQTKIWKIDWRTPQVQLAKKLSSITNIRFLDDSRLIFQESCSTISIWESNADKANKIDFNNRVQSFDLSLDGSLMIIAEKIIESPQAYSHRSITKLSLWNMEHKKEIAQETLSFSTPKVRLSPHGKLVVCWRNNLVGLKKLYAWKIEKKRFHFLWKIPRCLEVEGLSLKNVRNLQFKNKLLLSQLSKGAGNSISPICQ, from the coding sequence ATGTGTATTTCATCAAATAAAGCTCATAACATTTATCCAGCCCTTAATTCTGAAGCACAAGGCTCTTATCATTTTATATTTCCGGAGTTTAAAGCAATAGAGGAAAGAAAGTCTCCAGACATGAAACTGAGGACTTATACAGAGATTAGTTCAAAAATATTTGCAAAATTGGGCGCAAAAGATCAAAGCCAAGCAAAGCTGGTTTGTAAGGAGTGGAAGCAGCTTATTCAAGAAAAGGAGGATGAGTTTATCCAGGCAATTTCTAATAACGGCCAATTAATGAACTCCCACATAGTCCATTATTTTGCGGCAGATTATTTACAGCAAGCTTCCGGACTATTAGAAATCCAGCATATGCTCCTAAAGATTGTTAAGTCTTCTAAAGATTGCTCAAAGTTGAGCGTTGCCGCAGCCAATGCCATGATGATTTTAAAAAAGACAGGCTTTTCTTTTGTAGATCAGAAACTTGAAAGAATTCAGATTCCGCATATAAGGCTTTCGCATGCGATTTTTGATGGAGCCGATTTATCAAAGGCTAATTTAAGCTATGCCAAGCTGAGAGATTGCTCATTGGCAAAGGCTAACTTATCAGAGTCTAATTTGAGCCATGCAGAGCTGAAGGATTGTTCATTGAGAAATGCCATTTTGGATGGCGCTAATCTTGAAAATATCGAGTTTGGACATCGGCCTTACTTACAGCATCCTCACCCTGTACTTGCGGCAGCTCTCTCTCCTGATGGAAGGTATTTAGTATCCAATGATGCGGAAAATCTTTATGTTTGGGATCTAATAACTTTTCGTAAAATGTCAAGCCCACTACCTGAATGGGAGGTAAATAAACCAAAACCAAGGACATCACTTGGGTCATCAACTTCTCCCTCTATTTCACGCATTTTTTTACTCTTCTCTCAAGATGGAAAATTTCTTTTTAGGGCTTATGGCCAGGGAAAAATCGAGATATGGGAAACTCAATCTATCGAGAGAGGGGAAACTGAGCCTTTAAAAATAGTAAAGAGGGGGCAATTAAAGTTGGAAAACATGGACTCTTTTTCCTTATTTACACTTACAAACGACGGCTTAATTCTTAGTGGAACTCGATTAAAAAGTAGGTGTACAAATATAGAGGCTGACCAAAAGGCAATTTGCCGTTGGAGGATAGACTTAAATAAGGAAGACTTTCCTCAGTTTAAGCGAGTAAAAGATATACTAATAAAAGATAATAAGATGGGAAGAGAGGGTCTAGTAGAGGAGAGGGGAAATGATATTATCTTTTCTCAGGAGAAATCGGTGTTGGCAGTTAAAATTTATCAAAGTAAATGCATAAAATTTTATTCCTTTCCGACATTAGAACTGTTAAATGACAAGACCATCTATTTGGAAGGGAAAATAGACAATATTAGTAATATTCAGTTCACTCCCAAGGGAGACCTACTGCTCAACGTGAAAGGAGAAAAAGGGGAAGAAGTATGTGCGTGGGATAGCAAGAATAAGGAAATAGTCCCACTTTTTTCAGAAAAAAGTGGGATAAGCAATTTGCAATTTTTGCCAAACAGTTCTCTTATTGCCTACTTCCTAGGTACAGACATGCTTTGCATGCGAGATAGCGCGAAGAATTATCAATTAATGGTACGAGAGCAATTCTCTACTCAGAGATCTGGTATGGCAAATATAACATTCCTTTTAGCTAATAAACGCCTGCTCAGAATTTCTAATGAAAAAATTTTTATCAGAACTTTAGAAAGCTTTTATAGCAAGAAAGAAACTCCTCTTAACGCGCGCCTCCGCGCTTTACGTTTTTCTTCTAATGATGAGGCAATTTATCTTCTGAACTCGAATGGTAGGCTTTATGAATACGAATCTTCATCGGGTATGAGGCTTTTCTACAGGGCTATTTCAAACACAGAACATGCTTTGCCTATATCTAAGCAAGACCCAGATGTTTGTGCTCTTTCCGCGCATGCCCACTATATCTTAGGAATCCAGCGCCAGCAGGAAATGGCCTGTATCACTCTCTCTCAAGCTAAAAACGAGAAAGAACGCGACACGTTTAGAGTGAATGATCTACTGGGATGTGCTTTATCCGAAGATAATTGCCACCTCGTTAATGCCCATCAAAATCAATTTGAAATATGGGATATCGCTTCCAAGGTACGGAAAGCAACTGTTTCTATCTCTTCTCTTAGTGGGAAAAAAATTGGTCTTGTCCTCTCCCCTAGTGTTTTTCCTATAGCTACTCTCATCACAATTGAACATGAGCTGCGTTCAGAACAAACCAAAATCTGGAAAATCGATTGGCGAACTCCTCAAGTACAACTAGCTAAAAAACTTTCGTCTATTACCAATATACGCTTTTTAGATGATTCTCGGCTCATCTTTCAGGAAAGCTGCTCCACAATCTCTATATGGGAGAGCAATGCAGATAAAGCAAATAAAATAGATTTTAATAATCGGGTGCAGAGCTTTGATCTATCTCTAGATGGTTCTCTAATGATTATTGCTGAAAAAATTATAGAATCGCCTCAGGCCTACTCACACCGCAGTATTACCAAGCTTAGCTTATGGAATATGGAACATAAAAAAGAGATTGCTCAGGAGACCCTGTCTTTTTCTACACCAAAGGTTCGCCTTTCGCCTCATGGTAAGCTTGTGGTCTGCTGGCGTAATAATCTAGTGGGATTAAAAAAACTTTATGCATGGAAAATTGAAAAAAAACGCTTCCACTTTTTGTGGAAAATTCCTAGATGCTTAGAAGTGGAAGGATTAAGCCTGAAGAATGTCCGCAATCTGCAATTTAAGAATAAATTATTGCTTTCCCAACTTTCTAAAGGGGCAGGGAACTCTATTTCGCCAATATGCCAATAA
- a CDS encoding RNB domain-containing ribonuclease → MNSQVNLLEIARQAMLAKGLSPDFPSKVQAQLNRLPALVLDSSNERSDMTNKLWFSIDNDDSLDLDQLTYAERINDHLIRVYVAIADVDALVKKDTPLDRHALANTTSVYMPMIVFPMLPEKLSTNLTSLNPNEKRASIVVQMDVEESGRVVDYHLFQSYVFNYAKLAYNSVDAWLETGALPPEPIQKIKELASQIRLQDEVAQRLKKHRQSLGFLTWETYDPQPIIKEGQVVDLQEVKINRARELIENLMVAANTCITLFLQKTKCPIIKRVICHPKHWERIVQIADKHKFPLPLNPDSKALENFLIKMRAEDPLNARDLFLVIIKLLGRGAYTVQSPADKPNQHFGLTLAPYTHATAPNRRYSDLIVQRLLKARLVNQACPYSLSVLQTMLQTCTEKEICADKAKRSVMKSVLALYLEDAIGKTFDAFLTGKGEKGNWIRLISTAIEGKLINGYQNIEVGDRLKVKLVSVNAEKGFLDFVQEKH, encoded by the coding sequence ATGAATTCCCAGGTAAATTTATTAGAAATTGCCCGTCAGGCCATGCTAGCTAAAGGGTTATCTCCTGATTTCCCTTCAAAAGTACAGGCTCAGTTAAATAGACTACCAGCTCTAGTACTTGATAGCTCTAATGAACGTAGTGACATGACTAATAAACTGTGGTTTTCAATTGATAATGATGATTCATTAGATTTGGACCAGTTAACCTATGCAGAGCGTATAAACGATCATTTAATAAGAGTATATGTAGCCATTGCGGATGTAGATGCGTTAGTTAAAAAAGATACGCCTCTTGATCGACATGCTCTGGCAAACACCACCTCTGTTTATATGCCCATGATCGTCTTTCCTATGCTGCCAGAGAAGTTATCCACTAATTTAACCTCGCTTAATCCTAATGAAAAGAGAGCCTCTATTGTAGTTCAAATGGATGTAGAGGAATCAGGTAGAGTAGTGGATTATCATCTGTTTCAAAGCTACGTTTTTAATTATGCTAAACTTGCTTATAATAGTGTGGATGCGTGGTTGGAAACGGGAGCTTTACCTCCCGAGCCTATTCAAAAAATAAAAGAGTTGGCTTCTCAGATACGCTTGCAAGATGAAGTAGCTCAACGCCTGAAAAAACATCGCCAATCTTTAGGCTTCTTAACATGGGAAACTTACGATCCGCAACCCATTATAAAAGAAGGCCAGGTAGTAGATCTTCAAGAGGTAAAAATTAATCGTGCGCGTGAATTAATAGAAAATTTAATGGTTGCCGCTAATACCTGTATCACTTTATTTCTACAAAAAACTAAGTGCCCGATAATTAAACGGGTTATTTGTCACCCCAAACACTGGGAGCGCATTGTACAAATTGCTGATAAACATAAATTTCCTCTCCCTCTTAACCCTGATTCAAAAGCTCTTGAAAATTTTCTAATTAAAATGCGTGCTGAGGATCCTTTAAATGCTCGTGATTTATTTTTAGTGATTATCAAGCTTTTAGGACGGGGCGCATATACCGTACAATCCCCTGCTGATAAACCCAACCAACATTTTGGCTTAACCTTAGCGCCCTATACGCATGCTACTGCCCCTAATAGACGTTATTCAGATCTGATTGTGCAACGTCTGCTTAAAGCCCGCCTTGTAAATCAAGCTTGCCCTTATTCTCTTTCTGTTTTGCAAACCATGCTTCAAACATGCACAGAAAAAGAAATATGTGCAGACAAAGCCAAGCGCAGTGTAATGAAATCCGTATTAGCTTTATATCTAGAAGATGCAATCGGTAAAACTTTTGATGCTTTTCTAACAGGTAAAGGAGAAAAGGGTAACTGGATCCGACTGATTAGTACCGCCATTGAAGGCAAGCTTATCAATGGCTATCAAAATATTGAGGTAGGAGATCGGTTGAAAGTTAAGCTAGTTTCTGTCAATGCTGAAAAAGGTTTTTTGGATTTTGTCCAGGAAAAGCATTAA
- a CDS encoding 2'-5' RNA ligase family protein, giving the protein MFFALEVKAPWPEKLPKGRVLDPHTRHATLAFVGEISLSALFQHAFPHPSFRVGLVGAFNECLFLPFHHPNVVAWKFDWYDESKELREYRHKLLNWLSMHQYPLRDNHKDWLCHVTLSRKPFDQKEWQAAFMPLPMLTQSLHLYASLGHLNYHPLWSYSFIPPFQEIKYPNQTVYLINGENLNQIYQHAFAALAFHYPPLTSYHHTKNYDQLKEIIADLNFLIAQVKADQDCPLKTLHVYKDIQTKDSILQFEMIMVK; this is encoded by the coding sequence GTGTTTTTTGCTCTCGAAGTTAAGGCTCCTTGGCCTGAAAAATTGCCTAAGGGGCGTGTTTTAGATCCTCACACACGTCATGCTACCTTAGCTTTTGTAGGAGAAATTTCTCTTTCTGCTCTGTTTCAACATGCCTTTCCCCACCCTTCCTTCAGAGTAGGCCTAGTAGGAGCTTTTAATGAATGCCTTTTTTTACCTTTTCACCATCCTAATGTCGTAGCTTGGAAATTTGATTGGTATGATGAAAGTAAAGAATTAAGGGAGTATCGCCACAAGCTTTTAAATTGGCTAAGTATGCATCAGTATCCCCTGCGAGACAACCATAAAGATTGGCTGTGTCATGTAACCCTATCCAGAAAACCTTTTGATCAAAAAGAGTGGCAAGCAGCTTTTATGCCTTTACCCATGCTAACGCAGTCACTTCATCTTTATGCTAGTTTAGGTCACTTAAACTATCATCCTCTATGGTCCTATTCATTTATTCCCCCTTTTCAGGAAATTAAGTATCCTAATCAGACTGTTTATCTAATTAATGGAGAAAATCTTAATCAGATCTACCAGCATGCCTTTGCTGCCCTAGCTTTTCATTATCCTCCCCTTACCTCTTATCATCATACAAAAAACTATGATCAGTTAAAGGAGATTATTGCTGATTTAAATTTTTTGATTGCTCAGGTAAAAGCTGATCAAGACTGTCCCCTTAAAACCCTTCATGTGTATAAAGACATCCAGACAAAAGACTCTATTCTTCAATTTGAAATGATAATGGTTAAATAA